The DNA region TCAAGCCTAAGTTTCTGTACTGTCTCGGTCATAGTCTGCGATCCTCTTGCGATTAATCAGCATAGATTTAGTATTGAATTTGACAGATTAAGTACATTGGTTTGCCATGAATCGAAGCGCCACATAATCTTCAATATAAAGGTTTATAGTTTAATACGCTTGGTGTTAGCGCCTACCTCCCCCATTCCCGTTCGGCTACGTTCACGGTAAGCCCATTCCCCAATGCAGTTGTTACCATTTACCACTTTGTGAGTCTGAGGATTGTACGAATTGACACGAAATAATGAGGCTGAAGAATGCCAAGATCAAAAAAAGGATGCCTTAAGGATATTAAAAGTACTATGCCAGAATTACACCAATCAATTGCCCAGCATTACCACGAACGGACTAAATACAACCCTGAGACTCTCGCCTCTAAAAGTCAGCAGTTAGACTGGGCGAAACAGCCAGTACCTTTCAAAGAGTACAAAATTGGCTCTACTTTTGATCTCAAACCCTATATCCAAGAAAAAACAGAGGGATTTGCTAATAACCCAGATGCTCAGTGGTGGCAAAGACTTTCACGGTTGCTGTTTCGCAGCTATGGATTGACAGCAAGAATGCCTTCTATGGGTAGTGCGGTATATTTACGTGCTGCTCCTAGCGCAGGCGGGTTGTACCCGGCTGAGGTGTATGTGGTTTCCCGTGGTACGGCGTTACTGCCGCCCGGTCTATATAATTACCAGTGTCGAACTCATTCTCTCATGCATTATTGGGAAAGTGATGTTTGGCAAAATCTGCAAGCAGCTTGTTTCTGGCATCCTTCTCTAGAAAATACTCAACTAGCAATTATTGTGACTGCGGTTTTCTATCGTTCTGCGTGGCGCTATGAAGATCGGGCTTATCGGCGGATTTTTCTAGATACGGGACACCTGTTGGGTAATATCGAGTTAGCTGGTGCGATTACTGACTTTCGCCCTCATTTAATCGGCGGTTTTGTGGATGAATCGGTAAACGATCTGCTTTATATTGATCCGCAACAAGAAGGTGCGATCGCTGTCTTACCTCTGGCAGACTTGTTAGATATCAATCAAAATTTGCCATTGGGATGCACTGCTTTACCTTCCACCACCGAAACCAGTTATCCCGAAATTCCCGATGGTGAATTGCTGACATATTTCCATCGACACACCCAGATCCAATCAGGTGTAACTGGCAATCTTAATCTACCAGCTATCAAACAAGAAAAATCTTTGGAGGATAAATATAACTTTCCTTTCTGTTTGAAAATTCCCACCAACACTGCGCCTATAGACTGGGGACAAAAGCTGTCAGAGCTAGAAACTACTATGTATAAGCGACGCTCTACCCGCGCTTATAATGGTGATGATTTAACTTTCGATGAATTAAAAGCTTTACTCGATTTCACTTACCAACCACAAAATTACATCGACCAAAGTTTAGATATTTCTCCAGACTACTTTGATTTGAATTTAATAGAAACATTTATCGCTGTTTGCGGAGTTAAAGGATTGGAGGCAGGTTGTTATTATTACGCACCCAAAGCCCAAGAATTACGCCAAATTCGTTTTAAAAACTTTCGGAGAGAGTTACATTTTCTCTGTTTGGGGCAAGAATTAGGGCGGGATGCAGCCGCAGTGCTTTTCCATACAGCCGATTTAAAAGC from Nostoc commune NIES-4072 includes:
- a CDS encoding SagB/ThcOx family dehydrogenase — its product is MPELHQSIAQHYHERTKYNPETLASKSQQLDWAKQPVPFKEYKIGSTFDLKPYIQEKTEGFANNPDAQWWQRLSRLLFRSYGLTARMPSMGSAVYLRAAPSAGGLYPAEVYVVSRGTALLPPGLYNYQCRTHSLMHYWESDVWQNLQAACFWHPSLENTQLAIIVTAVFYRSAWRYEDRAYRRIFLDTGHLLGNIELAGAITDFRPHLIGGFVDESVNDLLYIDPQQEGAIAVLPLADLLDINQNLPLGCTALPSTTETSYPEIPDGELLTYFHRHTQIQSGVTGNLNLPAIKQEKSLEDKYNFPFCLKIPTNTAPIDWGQKLSELETTMYKRRSTRAYNGDDLTFDELKALLDFTYQPQNYIDQSLDISPDYFDLNLIETFIAVCGVKGLEAGCYYYAPKAQELRQIRFKNFRRELHFLCLGQELGRDAAAVLFHTADLKAAIAQYGDRVYRYLHLDAGHLGQRLNLAAIHLNVGVSGIGGFFDDQVNEVLGIPADEAVLYITTLGRPR